A window of Melopsittacus undulatus isolate bMelUnd1 chromosome 10, bMelUnd1.mat.Z, whole genome shotgun sequence genomic DNA:
AAACAGATTTTTATGCagtgctttcttttccattcagaaAGTTTGCAGAGTAGTTGAGTACAACACAATTAGCATACTGCAATTACTGATTTGGTCAAGATATGGCAACACTGTGAGGAATTTCTTcatctgtgtgtgctgggagtTGTTTGACACTGCAGCATTGGACACAACACATTGGTTTCTTTGAGttacacatacatgtatatatatatataaaaccctTCCATCCCTCTGGTCCTTTTAGCTTTGGTTCGAATGTTTCCAAGATTGGAGCAGTTGACTTAAAAATACTGGAATCCTTTGCAGCTCCCCCCTTACTCCCCCTATGGCACCCGAGTACCAGCACCACTGCATAGATCTGCAACTATTTACATAGAATTTCAGAATAGAGTATAAATAGCACTATGGTACTTCTGCCTCAAGAAATCAAATTGCTCCTGAAGAATGAggtgcatgtatgtatatatatttctatatgaTTTCTTTAAACATATACTAGTTTAAATTCTGTCCCATATCAAGtaagaaatgaaacatttttcagtgaaCTATTCTATGTCCTAATTATATTATCCTAATTTACCAGAAGGTAAGGGATTGGGGGGTTTAAACTGGTAGTTACCTTGAATTTAGGAAGAGGAGGACAAGTGAGAGCTTATATTACAGGGGCTAATTCTGTCTCCAGAGAAACCAGTGGAGTTAGTGCATGAAAATAGCTTTCAGGCGAGAGGAAGCCTCAGCTGGGGGAGGGAGCGGGGGGACAAAGAGAGGCTTCTTCCTCCCTTGCCTCTTCTCCTCACCCTCCCGCTTGatatttacttttaattaagaaaaacttGCATTAAGGGTATTTACACATGAAATGCTGTTTGTTCATAGGCATATGTAATTAGCCTGAAttcatgaaaagcagcagcGAGGCAAACCAGAGAGCCGGTAAGAGTTGAATGCACTTAATATTTCAAATCGATCCTGTTGTACTGAGCCTTCCTAAACAAGCTGCGCTGCCACTTTGTAAGCGCCTGGAGAGTCCTTCCTGCTCATTTGTGACCATCCTCCTAATTTGTGATCATCCTGCTCATTTGTGACCGTGTGAACTGCTCCTTTCTGTAGCTCCTCTGAGCTTTAGCAAGGTCCAGTTAAGCCAAACCAAATGCGCAGGTAGGAAAACCGCATTTAAAAGAAGTCTCCCGGTCCCCAATGCACTGAATTTCCCACCTGGACCTTTGCTGCTCCTTTCTTGTTTCCCCACCCTTctttttgcttgtatttttaaCTGGAGTGAGATTATCAAAGGAGGAAAATCCTCCTTCAGGGCTGCCTTTAAAGTGACCGGAGCCAGCTGGAGCGGCTGGGACCCTCCAGCTGCAGTGGAACAAATGGAGCGTATGTCCCCCCGCAGAGCTCTGtgccctctccagcatccttcccCTCGCACTGCTTTCAGTAGCAAAAGTCGAATATGGAGACTCAGGTCTAAATGTTTACACACAGTCATAGAATTACATAAACATGAAACATCTTACAGAGTTTCAGGTGAGCATCTTTTGAGACTTTTCAACATTAGGAGTGCAAGTTTAATGTAATCCATTGCGTCtttaacactgaaaatagtATGGGTTTATcgtttaaaaaaaaccaaaccaacttaAAAATACTGCACCACTCCATAAACAATGTTTCCATTAAGGAGCTTGGAAAATTAGGCTTTATGTCAACATCTGTAAAAATTAGACTCTGATGTAGGTCCCCtacaattttaaaataggtTACTTATCTGGTTTCATTTGGGATGGCATATGGGTATTATACTTCACATTCTTTGTACGGCAGCTGCTGACACTTGCACTGTCCATAGCCGTTAATGATGATGAAGGGTCCTTCGTGGGTGGGTTCGTATTCGTTATAGGGTCCTTGGTCTGACATATTTGCCATATGCAGCCTCGTTTGGGAGCGGAGCTGCCTGTGGTTTTGAATCATTGAGCACTGCCTGATTCTTCTTAATGTGGGAGGGCAGCACTTCCTGGAGATGAACActataaaaatgataaaaaagaaagaaaacaataaagccATTGTTCCTGTAATTACCCTCTGAGTGAAGATGGCATTGTTTGGCTCAGGGAAATGTTCTTCGGTGGTAACGACCATGCCTGCTGTAGTTGGAATCTCTTTGTCTCCCATATGGAAATGAGAAGAGCTTATTCTTTTGGGGTACTCGGTAGTCGGAGCTGCGTACGTCGTAGCCACGGTCGTAACAACAGTTGATAAATTCCAGCAAAGCTGAAAACCATAGACTGCATCCAGAATATCCTCTCCCTGGGTGTGGTCGGGGCTGTGGCAGAGGATGGAGTGCTCCCACCGACCTTGGAAGCCACTCAGCCAGGTGGCCAAAGCACAGATCTTGGGGCTGCATTCCCACAGATTGCCGGAGAGGCCCACGGTGGTGAGGGACGTCAGGGAAGTCAGGATCTTGGAATCCAGGGTGGTGAGCTTGTTGTTATCCATGAGGAGGGTTTTCAGGTTAGGCATAGTTTCAAAGACGGAGAGGTCGATGGCTTTGATTTCATTTCCAGTCAAATCGAGCTTTTCTAAGGTGCCCCAGGTCCACTCCATCCCACATGTCAAGTTGCTGATTTTGTTCCACTGCAAGAAGAGCGTGTGCAGGCTGCTCAGCCGGAGGAAGTGAGCAAAATTAATCTTTGTCAGCTGGTTGTGCTCGAGGTGAAGCTCCCTCAGCTTGATTAATCCTGCAAATCCATTGCGAGCCAAACTTCGCAAGCGGTTTGTGCTCAAATCCAGGAACTCCAGGCTACGACAGTCCCAGAACAGGCGGACCGGGATGGTCCGCAGGGAGTTGGATCGCAAGTGCAAGGTCTGTAGCTTGCGAAGGCCGTAGAAGAGCTCGGGGTGCAGAGAGGATAACTGATTAAAAGAGAGGTCCAAATTCTGCAGGTTAAGCAGCTGGCTAAAAGTTGTGTTTGGCAAATGAAAGATTTTGTTGGAACTTAAGACTAATTCCTTAAGTTTATACAGTCCTTGAAAAGAATCTTCTCTGACTGTTGCAATTTGATTATGATCTAAGTGAAGCCAAGTAAGTTGACTGAAGCTTGCAAATTGATCCCTTTCAAGTTCAGAAATATAATTGTGCCTCAGTGACAAACCTAGCGAGCCCTTTTCAGTGGTGTTTGGCACTGAGTGATACCCCTGAGAGTCACAGTAaaagagcagcttctcacagcGACATTTTGGTGGACAAGCCATGCCCAAGGCAGGcagcatttttaaaaccatACTCATTGCATATAGTGCTGCCAGCATACGAGCCCCTAATGGCCACTTGAAATGTAAGCCTGCAGAATATAATTTAGGAAAACAACAAGATAGGATAGCCTGATCAGTACACTTGGAACATCACGGTGGAAGATTTCACTGCAGATAACATTGCCATGCATTTCCGACAAGCTAATTCTAAATGCAAGAAACAACTTACTATGAAAAACAGAACACTTGGATATTACACTGAGGAGCAGTCTTTAGCTCTATTACAGTGTCAcaatcagaaaacacagcttttttttttccataaggTTCAGTGCAGAAAAATTGCCTTTAGCATCTACCGGCTCCTCTCCAGCCCAGCCAGTCATTCACTACCCAAGGTATAGAGAAACGCAGAACTTACCCATTCTTTTGAGTACATTGGAGGTTGCATTCAGTCGTAGTTTTAGACTCAACGTGGTGAGTCTGTAAAAGGCTCTAATGTAAGACAGCCTTTGAATAATTTACCGGGTTCAGTGTCCCTTTGATATTAGTGCAAAATCGAATCCACAAGGCTCTCCTGGAATATTCCTTTTGAAATCACTGGCTTGGTCTCCTCTGATGGGTCTGCGATCTTTAATTCGAGGCTTAATAGAAGTTTCTGTCCTCTGTGGCTGCTCAGCTGTTTAAGTGAAGCTCACGTTTTCTTTTTCCGCAGCTGTGGCTTCCTTTAGTCCTAACTTGTTGATGGCAGATGGGTGGCTTATTGCTGAGAGAAGCTCCTGTAGTAGCATGAGTGCATTTACTGAAAGGCTTTTCAGGGAAGCGGCACAAGAATGGATTTGCTTATGCGCTGCGACCACACAGGGCTGTATATAGGCTGACGTCACCTGGTGACGTTccttttgtttgggttttccaGAAGCTTTGCTGTTTTAAAGCATTGTGGTGCATACTGTGATCATGTTAAAGACCACCGGTaagaggagagggggagaaaaaccAACAGCAGGAGTCCTTCGTCCCCACGACTGAAGGAATAGGGAGGACTTGCAGCACCCAGCTCCCCCCACATCCGTGCTGGCTGGAGCCAGTTGGCGTTAGGAGCCGCGCAGAGCTGCGGTTGGAAGCTCCTTGGTGCTCACTGCTGCCGGTTTCTCTTAAATATCACAGCATAAAAGGAACTTTGAGATGCAAAATAAACCCGGTGTGAATAGAGGAGGCTGGTCAGCACCAGCTTTCCACAGAGGTGAGAGGGGTTTGGCAGCTTAAAGCTCTGCCTGACAACTGTGTGTGACTGTGGCCCCTGCAGAAGTGGTAAAGGGAGAGAGGACAGGGGTTTAGGTGAGTGTGGTGTGCCCAAGTGCAGCACACAGCCCAGAGCGAGGGGTAGTGGTGGGCAATTCaagagatgagaaagttctggaaaaagcaaagcttgcGTTCGAGTACAGGAAAAATTTAATTGGGATCCAGCTTGACAGCAGGCAGTTATGAAACGAGgaaatctattttttcccctgcaaacGGTGGCTTTTGTACTTGCTTTTTTCCTAGGGACTGGAGTGCAGGAGAGGGAAGGGTGAGGCTGGTGTTCACAGTCGGGGCTCTGAGCGGTTGGAGGGCTCCCTCCTGATCACCGCTTCCATTCTGGTATCCTGTGCTCCCTGTGGAATGGGGGACATCACCTGTGTTAGCatcctgctgtggggcaggtctCTGACAGTTAGCTGGGTGGGTTAGAGTTGCAGGAATCTCTATTTGCAGAGGCAGtgacctgcagagctgcctgtgctggtgcagcagagccaggctccGGCCAGAGTGTGCAGGCACCACGAGGAGGTGAATGTGCTGGTGTGGCTGCTTGGTTTAGAAGTTCATTGTCCTtgtctcctctctcctctgggGAGACCCTCCTGCAGTCctcatccagctctggggcagcagcacaagagggacgtggagctgttggaccTCAGGATATGGGATGAGCTGATGGTAACAAGCTTCATGTGCTGATGGAGGAAGGTGATGAATTTCATGAAATGGAAGATATTTAGGTAGTTATTATCTTTTGTTACAAAGTTTTGGCTCCATAGAGGTAGTTATTTATATTAAGActtgctgttttctgcctgCTTCTTCCATGTAATACAACCTGTGGTACTTTTGTCCTGTCTAGAGAGGCCTGAAGGGAAATGCAGAGTTGAAGGGATGGAGAAGGTGAACTCTTTAAAAAACTGACAAGAAAACCCTCAAATCCacccagaaagcaaagcaaactgcaaAACCTCACCCCAGCTCATCAGGAAAGCAGCTATCTTTAATGATAAAGCAATAGGAAATACTGGATAAGGTTCTTGAATTGCTCTGCCATATTTAATATTCCTACGTTTGCGCTAGAGTGAAAGAAATCCATGCAAAGAATTTACATGAACAAGGAATTTACAAGGAACAAACCAATTTAAAGAGTTACTTCATGGTTGATGTTCATGGTACAAGAAGTAGAGGAGCTGGAATCCCACCTGGGCTGTCAGGTGCCAAGTGTCACATAGAGATACCACATCAGAGTACCTTGGTTGTGCTTCTTGAGTCAGCTCCTCCGGTATAGATCCTCATTTGAAGTGTTGATTTGAATTATAACACTTAAATACAATAATACTTAAAGACAAGGTGCCAAAGGGTGTATTTCAAATGACAATAGCCAGAAAGTCCAGTGTTGTTCCTCTCCTGTGCTCCCTCTTTTTACTGTTACCAGGAGGCTGAAACTTGTTACCTTTTTGGGAAGGGTTTGCTTTTTTGCCAGGGTATCTGTTGGTAGAATCCTCCCACATCAAGATTGTGTAATTTGGCACAGAGTTAAGAGTTAATGTTCAAACAGGGTAAGTTGCTGCCTTTCTAAAGCACTCCTTCTTTGGCCTGTAACCAAACAAGGGCTATTTAGCACCTTGCCAGCAAGTTTCCTGTTTGGGAAACTGTTAATGTGAACTTTATGGGTGCTTTTCTTAGCGAAACATGTTTTTATGTGTGCTTGTCATGAAACAACAGATAGTACTGAAAGTGTGGTCTGATTCTCTGAAGTCTGGAGCTCTGCAGTAGTGTTCATATTGTTCCTCGGGAGCTGCCTGGGTGTCAGGATGTTACCAGCTGGCAATAACTCCCAGTTGTTCACAAATGTCATGCAGTTGTGCTTCTCTTGAGACTGAAAACTCGCTTGCAAGTGGAGGAAGACCACATGTGTGTGCTCTCTGGGGACTTGTGCCAGAATGTGTGCTTCTGAGTATTGGCCTGAATCATAgagtgaatcacagaatctcagactggtttgggttggaagggaccttaaagctcatccagttccaacccctgccatgggcagggacaccttctgctagagcagcttgctccaagcccgtgtccaacctggccttttgAATCCTTATGTGCAACATGGAGAGGGAACATGGCATGTCTGCCTCAGGAATAAGCATGCTAGGACCAGATAACCCTTTGGGGGGTTTCTCCCTTGCcctgcttccccagcagcagcagaactgattTTCCTGCTAAACCCACacactggaaaagcagaattGCACCCTGAGGCTAGCGCTGTCATTTAGTTAGGCTGACATCTTGTGGAAGCCTTCCTAGTGTATTAAGAACAACAAATAAGCTAATTTTCCTTGATGTAGATGGGGGCTGTGTGATGTTCCTGTGCTGTAGGCTCAGAAGATGGccagccctggagctgcaggcaaGGCTGGGCACTGGGACTGCAGCATGTGTGTGCCCCATGCGGACAGACAGCTCATCCTTTTGCCTGAAGGAATGATTGCCTTAATTTCTGCTGGATGTTACCATGGTGGGGGTCACAGGTgtatttgctgcttctttgctaACAGCCTTTGTGTTGTTGGTAAGGCTGTGAGGTGAAGGTGACAAGCACAGACGTGTGGCTGTAGCACTGCTGTGTGCGTACTGTCACTTGGATGTGCTACCATGGAGCTGGGTTAGCAGTGAGCCCTGAGAAGTGGACATAGGAGAGGACAGGTGATCCATCATCCACAGACATGTCCATCTCTTCAGGGCAGCTGCAGAGGTCCTTTGAGTGAAGGCAGTGACAGGATGGGACTGGGCACCACAGGCTGGGTGTTGCTGTCTTCATGAGAGAAAGGACACACGTGCTACTGCATAGTGCGGTGACTGTCACCTCCCTGTCTGGCAGCTCTGTCCCTGGCTCTGGTTGCACATTTGAATCCCTCTTTGCAGCAGGGTGAGTGCAGGAGCCAGCCTTCCCCTCTCCATGGGTGCCGTGGGGTCACCgtggctgcagcctggcactggggagggatgctgggatggaagcagcatggccagcagCCCAGGCTGCTTTGTTCTGATTCTAGATGCAGCCATATAGTTCTCAtgctcagctgagctgtggctttgctgcaggAGACTCCTTTCTCCTACAAACCAATGCATAGTTCTGCTTCCTCAGCCAGCAGATCTCGGATATGAAAACAGCACGGAAATTCACATGTCATACTTGGCTGCTTACCCTTCCTGGTCTTGAATCAGCACTATAATATCTGGAATTCATTTTCCGCCCtaatataatgaaaaaggagaggTATGGATGGTTATTCTTCGTAGGCATGCAGTTAGACCAGGTGGCAAGGCAAAAAATGGCAGACTTAGTCTGAGCACTGAATCTCCTGCTGCctcacacagcacagctgggcaACTGCTTCTACACTGTCTGCCCAGAGGAGCGGGTGCCAGACACTCCTTGTCACCTATTAAATCACCATCATTGGCCACAATGCAGCCTGTTGTACAGACAGCTCCAGAAACAAGGAATTTGCAGATTACCTGAAGCAGAAACCTTCCTTCAAACCATCTTATTTAGGTAATGGCATGATGGGTGACAGGGCAGAGTAGTGCTCAGTCACACAGCAGTGGCACATCTGGCTCACTTCTGGGTGCTGATttggggaggagggatggaggacCCTGCAGGGGTGATGCAGGGCAGGAAGCCCTATTTCcctctctgctttcagtttaaCCCAAACTGGTGGTGAACCATGGAGATTAACAATGACAGGGTTTGTTACTTACCTCTAAAAACATGGCTTTGTGAATAACTGATTGTAGTACATGTGCTGCTGATCCTGACAACATTCATGCACTGCCAGCACCATGCTCTGCTACCTTTACAAATCAGCTGGTGTTAGATTTTAACATCAGTAGCTGTAGGAAAAACTTGGTTCCATTTTTTGTTAGTTTGAATTCTGATGGGAGGCCTACAGAGGGAATGCTTTGTgacagggatggtgattccactgCCTCCCTCTATACAAATCCCCTTTCCTTGCCTTAAAACATTATAACGATCCCCACTGGGGATAGCGGCATGAGCTGGAGCGGCAGGGATGCGGCAGTGACTGCTTATGTTGCTTTCCAAGCAGGGAGCAATGGTGGTGGAAGAGCAGAGTGGGTGTGGGGGAGACAAGCAATTTCTAACACCAATTCAGGCCTCTTTGATAAAGATCTAATTTAACTTAAAGTAAATTTGCACTGTAGCTAACTTTATTATCTATGATACTGGACAGAGCTGTGGCATCATACTGCAAAATGACTGACATGTTCAACATGCCCTGTTAAATCTGCGGAATCTCTTAGCTGCTTTCTGACTGCAGAGCTTGTGGTTCCCTCTCAGAGTTTGATG
This region includes:
- the LRRTM2 gene encoding leucine-rich repeat transmembrane neuronal protein 2, with protein sequence MLAALYAMSMVLKMLPALGMACPPKCRCEKLLFYCDSQGYHSVPNTTEKGSLGLSLRHNYISELERDQFASFSQLTWLHLDHNQIATVREDSFQGLYKLKELVLSSNKIFHLPNTTFSQLLNLQNLDLSFNQLSSLHPELFYGLRKLQTLHLRSNSLRTIPVRLFWDCRSLEFLDLSTNRLRSLARNGFAGLIKLRELHLEHNQLTKINFAHFLRLSSLHTLFLQWNKISNLTCGMEWTWGTLEKLDLTGNEIKAIDLSVFETMPNLKTLLMDNNKLTTLDSKILTSLTSLTTVGLSGNLWECSPKICALATWLSGFQGRWEHSILCHSPDHTQGEDILDAVYGFQLCWNLSTVVTTVATTYAAPTTEYPKRISSSHFHMGDKEIPTTAGMVVTTEEHFPEPNNAIFTQRVITGTMALLFSFFFIIFIVFISRKCCPPTLRRIRQCSMIQNHRQLRSQTRLHMANMSDQGPYNEYEPTHEGPFIIINGYGQCKCQQLPYKECEV